The Geothrix sp. genome window below encodes:
- the lipB gene encoding lipoyl(octanoyl) transferase LipB, which produces MSDIGFSTLHPAQLRRFGRVFYPAGLRLQKALSAHVSQDGNPDQLVILEHDPVFTLGRNATPADIHMSDDFLAAQGVSVHRTDRGGEVTYHGPGQIVAYPICNLRGGREDVGRLVRGLEEAMIRTAADYGVVADRLKGAPGIWVDTARYRTGGGLEKLGAIGLHLSRWITTHGIAFNVRPNLDHFRWITPCGFTDKGVCSLASLLGEAAPTLEAATDRLQAHLTSCLALDLQPVREPSRSVSALTWRRGPAGPEVLMMLRVPEHGLWWQSVTGMMEPGETPEETAHRELMEETGLSGTLRPLGLSHSFWVDPAIVRFPDAEPRFNTEICFSMEVAPEAPVRLEPLEHSECKWCGLKEAHDLMKWEGSKAALKLLETWLAQA; this is translated from the coding sequence ATGTCCGACATCGGCTTTTCCACCCTCCACCCCGCCCAGCTCCGCCGCTTCGGGCGCGTGTTCTACCCCGCGGGGCTCCGGCTGCAGAAGGCCCTCTCGGCCCATGTCAGCCAGGATGGGAACCCGGATCAGCTCGTGATCCTGGAGCACGATCCCGTCTTCACGCTGGGTCGCAACGCCACGCCCGCCGACATCCACATGAGCGATGACTTCCTGGCCGCCCAGGGCGTGAGCGTCCACCGCACGGACCGGGGCGGCGAGGTCACTTACCACGGGCCCGGACAGATCGTGGCCTATCCCATCTGCAACCTGCGGGGCGGCCGCGAGGATGTGGGTCGCCTGGTCCGGGGCCTGGAGGAGGCCATGATCCGCACCGCCGCGGATTACGGCGTGGTGGCCGATCGCCTGAAGGGCGCACCGGGCATCTGGGTGGACACCGCCCGATATCGCACCGGAGGCGGCCTGGAGAAGCTGGGCGCCATCGGCCTGCACCTCAGCCGGTGGATCACCACCCACGGCATCGCCTTCAATGTGCGCCCCAACCTCGACCACTTCCGCTGGATCACGCCCTGCGGCTTCACGGACAAGGGTGTCTGCAGCCTCGCTTCCCTGCTGGGCGAGGCCGCGCCCACCCTGGAAGCGGCCACGGACCGGCTCCAGGCTCACCTGACTAGCTGCCTGGCTCTGGATCTCCAGCCCGTTCGGGAGCCCAGCCGCAGCGTTTCGGCCCTGACCTGGCGCCGGGGCCCCGCAGGTCCCGAAGTGCTCATGATGCTCCGGGTGCCTGAGCATGGCCTCTGGTGGCAGAGCGTGACCGGCATGATGGAGCCGGGGGAAACGCCGGAAGAAACCGCCCATCGGGAACTGATGGAAGAGACGGGCCTCTCCGGCACCCTGCGGCCGCTGGGCCTTTCCCACAGCTTCTGGGTGGATCCCGCCATCGTGCGATTCCCCGATGCCGAACCGCGCTTCAACACCGAGATCTGCTTCTCCATGGAGGTGGCCCCGGAGGCCCCGGTCCGCCTGGAGCCGCTGGAGCACAGTGAATGCAAATGGTGCGGCCTGAAGGAGGCCCATGACCTGATGAAGTGGGAAGGTTCCAAGGCGGCGTTGAAGCTGCTGGAGACCTGGCTTGCCCAAGCCTGA
- a CDS encoding HAMP domain-containing sensor histidine kinase, whose translation MPPLLPTFPAHGPHRWPGFIVGVVIVLVGAGFASLALPVAARDIALNLLNATIFGAAGAAAFHRARREPEAAWGWNLLGLALAAQFLTQVWALHSLLRYGQPPAFPSLGEAFSFLSLGLTIAALLAWPLTSASGSERLRKGLDGLGIAAAVFFAAWVFALGPLFRDTAATPLNRAVMVGFFLGNATILGIGAYLCARQPSRLGGPLGWVMLTFGLSLLQVTIQVPLSLAGGYYVGHPLDMLVLLAGLGVLLAPLAPHAVQPGPAPDAETRDTSLGTLILPLVPSATAVPFALSVLFLAPERVDRPFLITGILMTTLGLLRGLLALRDLQLLSTLLEARVQERTRSLEAAQELLLKTERLNGVAILGAGLAHDLKNLLGVIRLRTDLLTARLGNREVEARQDVEGLREAAARAEALTADLMAFGRGSEDAPVAVDLALRVQQLRPLLRATLPAGIRFTVDLPPDPVFVLSQPGRLDQLIVNLVLNARDAMPDGGVLRLAVALEDRGSQAELTVSDTGVGIPEPLQARIFEPFFTTKAPGRGTGLGLASVHQTVVLLGGSLSLVSQPNQGTTFTLRFPACA comes from the coding sequence ATGCCTCCCCTCCTCCCGACCTTCCCCGCTCATGGCCCCCACCGCTGGCCGGGGTTCATTGTGGGCGTGGTGATCGTCCTGGTCGGGGCCGGATTCGCCAGCCTGGCCCTGCCGGTGGCGGCGCGGGACATCGCCCTGAATCTGCTGAATGCCACGATCTTCGGTGCCGCAGGGGCCGCGGCCTTCCACCGGGCCCGCCGGGAGCCGGAGGCCGCCTGGGGATGGAACCTGCTCGGCCTGGCCTTGGCCGCTCAGTTCCTCACTCAGGTCTGGGCGCTCCACAGCCTGCTCCGGTACGGCCAGCCACCGGCCTTCCCTTCCCTGGGGGAAGCCTTCTCCTTCCTGTCTCTGGGCCTGACCATCGCGGCCCTGCTGGCCTGGCCTCTGACCTCGGCCAGCGGTTCCGAGCGCCTGAGGAAGGGCCTCGATGGCCTGGGCATCGCGGCGGCCGTCTTCTTCGCCGCCTGGGTCTTCGCCCTTGGCCCACTCTTCCGCGACACCGCCGCCACGCCCCTGAACCGGGCCGTGATGGTGGGCTTCTTCCTTGGCAACGCCACCATCCTCGGCATCGGCGCCTACCTCTGCGCCCGTCAGCCCAGCCGCCTGGGGGGGCCCCTCGGCTGGGTCATGCTGACCTTCGGCCTCTCCCTCCTCCAGGTGACCATCCAGGTGCCCCTGAGCCTGGCCGGTGGCTACTATGTGGGCCACCCCCTGGACATGCTGGTGCTCCTCGCGGGCCTCGGCGTCCTCCTGGCCCCCCTGGCGCCGCACGCGGTCCAGCCCGGCCCCGCGCCGGATGCCGAAACCAGGGACACCTCCCTGGGCACCCTCATCCTGCCCCTGGTCCCCTCCGCCACCGCCGTTCCCTTCGCCCTGAGCGTGCTGTTTCTCGCACCGGAACGCGTGGACCGCCCCTTCCTCATCACCGGCATCCTCATGACCACCCTGGGGCTGCTCCGGGGCCTGCTGGCGCTTCGCGATCTCCAGCTGCTCTCCACCCTCCTGGAGGCCAGGGTGCAGGAGCGCACCCGCTCCCTGGAGGCGGCCCAGGAGCTCCTGCTCAAGACGGAGCGCCTGAACGGCGTGGCCATCCTCGGCGCGGGTCTCGCCCACGACCTGAAGAACCTGCTCGGCGTGATCCGCCTGCGCACGGACCTTCTGACGGCCCGCCTCGGGAACCGGGAGGTCGAGGCCCGACAGGATGTGGAGGGGCTCCGGGAAGCCGCCGCCCGGGCGGAAGCGCTCACCGCGGACCTGATGGCCTTCGGCCGCGGCTCGGAGGATGCCCCGGTGGCCGTGGATCTCGCCTTGCGGGTGCAGCAGCTCCGGCCCCTGCTGCGCGCCACCCTGCCCGCCGGCATCCGGTTCACGGTCGATCTCCCTCCGGATCCCGTCTTCGTCCTCAGCCAGCCCGGCCGCCTCGATCAATTGATCGTCAACCTCGTCCTCAACGCCCGGGATGCCATGCCCGACGGCGGCGTCCTGCGCCTCGCCGTGGCCCTGGAGGACCGGGGGTCCCAGGCGGAACTGACGGTCTCGGATACGGGCGTGGGCATCCCCGAACCCCTGCAGGCCCGCATCTTCGAGCCCTTCTTCACCACCAAGGCCCCCGGTCGCGGCACCGGCCTGGGCCTCGCCTCCGTCCACCAGACCGTGGTGCTCCTCGGCGGGTCCCTCTCTCTGGTCAGCCAACCCAACCAGGGCACCACCTTCACGCTGCGATTCCCGGCCTGCGCCTGA
- a CDS encoding acyl-CoA dehydrogenase family protein has product MFPLFTEDQTAIREAARDFAMSEIDPGAAARDASGEFPKAILKQLGEMGFLGMTVPEAYGGAGVDFLSYILALEQVAYADASVAVTMSVNNSVACAPILAFGTEAQKQKYLKPLANGEELGGFMLTEPDAGSDAAAQKTRATKVDGGWQLNGAKAWITNGGVGRYFVTMARTDPDKGKKGISAFILDARQPGVVMGKPEEKMGLRSSKTVMVALENAFVAEDALLGKPGDGLKVAFGGLDGGRVGIAAQALGIAQRAMDESVAYAKARVSFGKPIGEHQMIQTYLAEMEARLQAARLLVYRAAALKEAGKPCTVEAATAKLFTTESAVWICDRAVQIHGGYGYSREYLVERLYRDVRVTTIYEGTSEIQRMVIARELLK; this is encoded by the coding sequence ATGTTCCCCTTGTTCACCGAGGACCAGACCGCCATCCGCGAGGCCGCGCGCGACTTCGCGATGTCCGAGATCGATCCTGGCGCGGCGGCCCGGGATGCCAGCGGGGAGTTCCCGAAGGCGATCCTGAAGCAGCTGGGCGAGATGGGCTTCCTCGGCATGACCGTCCCCGAAGCCTACGGCGGTGCGGGCGTGGATTTCCTCAGCTACATCCTGGCGCTGGAGCAGGTGGCCTACGCGGACGCTTCCGTGGCCGTGACCATGAGCGTGAACAACTCCGTGGCCTGCGCCCCCATCCTGGCCTTCGGCACCGAAGCGCAGAAGCAGAAGTACCTGAAGCCCCTGGCCAACGGCGAGGAACTGGGCGGGTTCATGCTCACGGAGCCTGATGCCGGCTCCGATGCCGCGGCCCAGAAGACCCGGGCCACGAAAGTGGATGGCGGCTGGCAGCTGAACGGCGCCAAGGCCTGGATCACCAACGGTGGCGTGGGCCGGTACTTCGTGACCATGGCGCGCACCGATCCGGACAAGGGCAAGAAGGGCATCAGCGCCTTCATCCTCGATGCCCGGCAGCCCGGCGTGGTCATGGGCAAGCCCGAGGAGAAGATGGGTCTGCGCTCCAGCAAGACCGTGATGGTGGCCCTGGAGAACGCCTTCGTGGCCGAGGATGCCCTGCTGGGCAAGCCCGGGGACGGCCTCAAGGTGGCCTTCGGCGGCCTCGACGGCGGCCGCGTCGGCATCGCGGCCCAGGCCCTGGGCATCGCCCAGCGGGCCATGGACGAGAGCGTGGCCTACGCCAAGGCCCGTGTCTCCTTCGGCAAGCCCATCGGCGAACATCAGATGATCCAGACCTACCTGGCCGAGATGGAGGCCCGCCTCCAGGCGGCCCGCCTGCTGGTTTACCGTGCCGCCGCGCTGAAGGAGGCCGGGAAGCCCTGCACGGTGGAGGCGGCCACCGCCAAACTCTTCACCACGGAAAGCGCCGTCTGGATCTGCGACCGCGCCGTGCAGATCCACGGCGGCTACGGCTATTCCCGGGAATACCTCGTCGAGCGCCTGTACCGCGATGTCCGCGTGACCACCATCTACGAGGGCACCAGCGAAATCCAGCGGATGGTGATCGCCCGGGAACTGCTGAAGTAA
- a CDS encoding TolC family protein: MMRLPIFPALLVAFSLVAQETPKADGAKVTTQLTLQGAIETSLKNNLQVQIAVETRDFTRAGLTIEQGAFDWNLTSSLSLSKVQDASRAQNFPGGPLTSSETTTFSRNFTLGSTKAFGWGGNLSLNYAPTYRFSKGTVNGGPESPFTTNPYDGSFSATYSQSLLKGFGRDATESRLIVARKSAQAADLAFQKAIIDLVASTESLYWDVVYAQRNLENKQQALTLAQKQLKENQIRVQVGTLAPIEVTSSEASVAQREQDIIAAEAQLLNAKDALIRALYPSSERPAGLEPTDAPSIKPLELNEAAAEKQALANRIELKSARLDLESKQVLETAANNRTLPQLDAYATYNGNAASQIPSEGLSAVNKDLTKGAYPGYTVGLQFALPIQNRAAKGNQAQARANRRQSEWSLRDLELGITLEARQAFRNVEASAKGVAAAEKTRIFREKDLEAEQKKFENGMSTNFLVLSKQNDLDTAKSSELQSQITYAKAITALEKALGHLLEARKLEVK, from the coding sequence ATGATGCGTCTCCCGATCTTCCCGGCCCTGCTGGTGGCCTTCTCCCTGGTGGCCCAGGAGACTCCCAAGGCCGATGGAGCCAAGGTCACCACCCAGCTGACCCTGCAGGGCGCCATCGAGACTTCCCTGAAGAACAACCTGCAGGTGCAGATCGCCGTCGAGACGCGGGACTTCACGCGTGCCGGCCTGACCATCGAGCAGGGTGCCTTCGATTGGAATCTGACCAGCAGCCTGAGCCTGAGCAAGGTCCAGGACGCCAGCCGCGCCCAGAATTTCCCGGGAGGTCCCCTCACCTCTTCGGAGACGACCACCTTCAGCCGGAACTTTACCCTGGGTTCCACCAAGGCCTTCGGCTGGGGCGGCAACCTGAGCCTGAACTACGCGCCCACCTACCGCTTCAGCAAGGGCACGGTCAACGGCGGGCCCGAGTCCCCCTTCACCACGAACCCCTACGACGGCAGCTTCTCGGCCACCTACTCCCAGAGCCTGCTGAAGGGCTTCGGCCGCGACGCGACGGAAAGCCGTCTGATCGTGGCGCGCAAGAGCGCCCAGGCCGCGGATCTCGCCTTCCAGAAGGCCATCATCGACCTGGTGGCCAGCACCGAATCCCTCTACTGGGATGTGGTGTACGCGCAGCGCAACCTGGAGAACAAGCAGCAGGCCCTGACCCTGGCCCAGAAGCAGCTCAAGGAGAACCAGATCCGCGTGCAGGTGGGCACCCTGGCCCCCATCGAGGTCACCTCTTCCGAGGCCTCCGTCGCCCAGCGCGAGCAGGACATCATCGCCGCCGAGGCCCAGCTGCTGAATGCCAAGGACGCCCTGATCCGCGCCCTGTATCCGTCGTCCGAGCGCCCCGCCGGCCTGGAGCCCACCGATGCCCCCAGCATCAAGCCCCTGGAGTTGAATGAGGCCGCCGCCGAGAAGCAGGCCCTGGCGAACCGCATCGAGCTGAAGAGCGCCCGCCTGGACCTGGAGTCCAAGCAGGTGCTCGAGACCGCGGCCAACAACCGCACCCTGCCCCAGCTGGACGCCTACGCCACCTACAACGGCAACGCGGCTTCGCAGATCCCCTCCGAGGGTCTCTCGGCCGTCAACAAGGACCTGACCAAGGGCGCCTATCCCGGCTACACCGTGGGCCTCCAGTTCGCCCTGCCCATCCAGAACCGGGCCGCCAAGGGCAACCAGGCCCAGGCCCGCGCCAACCGGCGGCAGAGCGAGTGGAGCCTGCGCGACCTGGAGCTCGGCATCACCCTGGAGGCCCGCCAGGCCTTCCGCAATGTGGAGGCCTCCGCCAAGGGCGTCGCCGCCGCCGAGAAGACCCGCATCTTCCGCGAGAAGGATCTCGAAGCCGAGCAGAAGAAGTTCGAGAACGGCATGAGCACCAACTTCCTCGTGCTCTCCAAGCAGAACGACCTCGACACCGCCAAGAGCAGCGAACTCCAGTCCCAGATCACCTACGCCAAGGCCATCACCGCCCTGGAGAAGGCCCTGGGCCACCTGCTGGAAGCGCGGAAGCTGGAAGTCAAGTAA
- a CDS encoding S9 family peptidase: MRSNRWGLVPMVLAAAGPLLAQTPTPTPTPATRPMTFMDVMEMRGVGGGQLSADGARVVYTVSIPHWKSGKTFTEIFIAEAATGAARQMTFTREKNETAPQWARDGRRFAFLSDREGSQQVYLMSVDGGEARKLTEAKDGVHAFAFSRDGKWLAFSAGKAEERQLSLVDLAAEDLTVAALPKHAAPIRDFAFTEDGQRIFFTSPDGVDKDDLKRKEKKFDVRVADPEQPPVHVWSVDLKDRTEKRWTAGAGFTVTAFQLSRDGRWASYRALPAARRVGDITHEEASLHLLDLGSGQGRQVLERYAGFSAFSPDGQWLVYAAPERFERLRNEKLWVVPTAGGPARNLMAGKDMSVSNASWSEDSHTLYFTEAVGANQHLFALSVADGAMTQLTKETGVLNGGYNADAKAFLVGYSQPRKPLDLYVAKPRTVGSAASWVRVSDANPQVARLALGATETVRWKAKDGVEVEGLLIKPLGYEKGKRYPLIVQLHGGPAAADMNGFQGRYVTYPHIYAAAGYAVLQPNYRGSTNYGEAFARQIGGNFMRLSYGDIMSGVDHLIREGVADPDRLGMMGWSAGGHLSSWTLTQTDRFKAISTGAGAVNWISMYAESDVQSVREFYLGGRPYDAWDNFLKESALKYIKNAKTPTLIHVGEADQRVPKPQSDELYMALKKLGVPVEYLVYPGMPHGLTEPRYQLVKMVSEFNWFEKWIKGKKDWFEWKVLLDTLPADAEAKSEGPSASAASRRK; the protein is encoded by the coding sequence ATGCGTTCGAATCGATGGGGACTGGTCCCGATGGTGCTGGCGGCAGCAGGGCCCCTGCTGGCCCAAACGCCGACGCCGACGCCGACTCCGGCCACGCGGCCCATGACCTTCATGGATGTGATGGAGATGCGCGGGGTGGGCGGCGGCCAGCTGTCGGCCGACGGGGCCCGGGTGGTCTACACCGTGAGCATCCCCCACTGGAAATCGGGCAAGACCTTCACCGAGATCTTCATCGCGGAGGCCGCCACCGGCGCCGCCCGCCAGATGACCTTCACCCGCGAGAAGAACGAGACGGCCCCCCAGTGGGCTCGGGACGGCCGGCGCTTCGCCTTCCTCAGTGACCGTGAGGGCAGCCAGCAGGTGTATCTGATGTCGGTGGACGGGGGCGAGGCCCGCAAGCTCACGGAGGCCAAGGACGGCGTCCACGCCTTCGCCTTCAGCAGGGACGGGAAGTGGCTGGCCTTCAGCGCGGGCAAGGCGGAGGAGCGCCAGCTCTCGCTCGTGGACCTGGCTGCGGAGGACCTGACCGTGGCGGCCCTCCCCAAACACGCCGCGCCCATCCGCGACTTCGCATTCACGGAGGACGGGCAGCGCATCTTCTTCACCAGCCCCGATGGGGTGGACAAGGACGACCTGAAGCGGAAGGAGAAGAAGTTCGATGTGCGCGTCGCGGACCCGGAGCAGCCGCCCGTGCATGTGTGGTCCGTGGATCTGAAGGACAGGACGGAGAAGCGCTGGACGGCGGGGGCGGGCTTCACCGTGACGGCCTTCCAGCTCTCGAGGGATGGCCGCTGGGCCTCGTACCGGGCCCTTCCGGCCGCACGCCGCGTGGGCGACATCACCCACGAGGAGGCGAGCCTGCATCTGCTGGATCTGGGCAGTGGCCAGGGCCGCCAGGTCCTGGAGAGGTACGCCGGATTCTCGGCCTTCTCGCCGGACGGGCAATGGCTTGTCTACGCTGCGCCCGAGCGGTTCGAGCGCCTCCGCAACGAGAAGCTCTGGGTGGTGCCTACGGCCGGCGGGCCGGCCCGGAATCTGATGGCCGGGAAGGACATGAGTGTGTCCAACGCCAGCTGGAGCGAGGACTCGCACACCCTCTACTTCACCGAGGCCGTGGGCGCGAACCAGCACCTGTTCGCGCTGTCCGTCGCCGACGGCGCCATGACCCAGCTCACGAAGGAGACCGGCGTCCTCAACGGCGGCTACAACGCCGACGCCAAGGCCTTCCTGGTGGGCTACAGCCAGCCCCGGAAGCCCCTGGATCTCTATGTGGCGAAGCCCCGGACAGTGGGGTCGGCGGCCAGCTGGGTCAGGGTCTCTGACGCGAATCCCCAGGTGGCGCGGCTGGCCCTGGGCGCCACGGAGACGGTCCGCTGGAAGGCCAAGGATGGCGTCGAGGTGGAGGGCCTGCTCATCAAGCCCCTGGGCTACGAGAAGGGGAAGCGCTATCCCCTCATCGTGCAGCTCCACGGTGGGCCGGCCGCCGCGGACATGAATGGATTCCAGGGCCGCTATGTCACCTACCCGCACATCTACGCCGCCGCAGGCTACGCCGTGCTCCAGCCCAACTACCGGGGCTCGACGAACTACGGCGAGGCCTTCGCCCGGCAGATCGGCGGGAACTTCATGCGCCTTTCCTACGGCGACATCATGAGCGGCGTGGACCACCTCATCCGCGAGGGCGTGGCGGATCCGGACCGGCTCGGCATGATGGGCTGGAGCGCCGGCGGGCACCTGTCCAGCTGGACACTCACCCAGACCGACCGCTTCAAGGCCATCAGCACCGGCGCCGGGGCGGTGAACTGGATCTCGATGTACGCAGAAAGCGATGTCCAGAGCGTCCGCGAGTTCTACCTGGGCGGAAGACCCTACGATGCCTGGGACAACTTCCTGAAGGAATCGGCGCTCAAGTACATCAAGAACGCGAAGACCCCCACGCTCATCCATGTGGGCGAGGCGGATCAGCGGGTGCCCAAGCCCCAGAGCGATGAGCTCTACATGGCCCTCAAGAAGCTGGGCGTGCCCGTGGAGTACCTCGTCTATCCCGGCATGCCCCACGGCCTCACCGAACCGCGCTACCAGCTGGTGAAGATGGTCAGCGAGTTCAACTGGTTCGAGAAGTGGATCAAGGGGAAGAAGGACTGGTTCGAGTGGAAGGTCCTGCTGGATACGCTGCCGGCGGATGCGGAGGCCAAATCCGAAGGACCTTCGGCTTCCGCCGCTTCGCGGCGGAAGTAA
- the nadC gene encoding carboxylating nicotinate-nucleotide diphosphorylase has product MFHPPHPETYRDQLRAFLREDWGTQDWTTAAVPDRPMVARVVAKGDLVLAGLPVAQEVFRLAEPGLAVTLEAADGQRVSKGTEVLRVEGSSHGILLAERVMLNLLQRLSGTATLTHLFVDAIEGTGARILDTRKTTPGLKLLEKYAVRCGGGVNHRLTLGDGVLLKENHLAAAGGIRAAVEAARHGAPNLVKIEVEVETLGQLKACLDLPDVDGVLLDNMPLEQMREAVALRDRSGRRLFLEASGNLTLERARAVAETGVDFLSVGALTHSAPSVDLSLRMD; this is encoded by the coding sequence ATGTTCCATCCCCCACACCCCGAAACCTACCGCGACCAGCTGCGCGCCTTCCTGCGCGAGGATTGGGGCACCCAGGACTGGACCACGGCCGCCGTGCCGGACCGGCCCATGGTGGCGCGGGTGGTGGCCAAGGGGGACCTGGTGCTGGCCGGCCTGCCCGTGGCCCAGGAGGTGTTCCGGCTGGCCGAACCCGGGCTGGCGGTGACCCTGGAGGCCGCCGACGGACAACGGGTGTCCAAGGGGACCGAAGTCCTGCGCGTGGAGGGGTCCAGCCACGGCATCCTGCTGGCCGAGCGCGTGATGCTGAACCTCCTGCAGCGGCTATCCGGTACGGCGACCCTCACGCACCTGTTCGTGGACGCCATCGAAGGCACGGGCGCCCGCATCCTCGATACGCGCAAGACCACGCCGGGCCTCAAGCTGCTGGAGAAATACGCCGTGCGCTGCGGCGGGGGCGTGAACCACCGCCTGACCCTGGGCGATGGCGTCCTGCTCAAGGAGAATCACCTTGCCGCGGCCGGCGGCATCCGGGCGGCGGTGGAGGCGGCACGACACGGCGCGCCCAACCTGGTGAAGATCGAAGTCGAGGTGGAGACCCTGGGCCAGCTGAAGGCCTGCCTGGACCTGCCGGATGTGGATGGCGTCCTGCTGGACAACATGCCCCTCGAGCAGATGCGCGAGGCGGTGGCCCTGCGGGACCGCAGCGGGCGGCGCCTCTTCCTGGAGGCCAGCGGCAACCTCACCCTGGAGCGCGCCCGCGCCGTGGCGGAAACCGGCGTGGACTTCCTCAGCGTCGGGGCCCTCACCCACAGCGCGCCTTCGGTGGATCTCAGCCTGCGGATGGACTGA
- a CDS encoding enoyl-CoA hydratase-related protein encodes MPFVLVEKADRIAWVTLNRPEKLNALNNEVLKELEQAFAELEHDAEVGVVVVTGAGEKAFVAGADIAELKSLDTASARVQALRGQAVFQRIESMPKPVVAAVNGFALGGGCELALACHIRIASENARFGLPEVSLGIIPGYGGTQRLPRLVGKGVALDLILGGEMTPAADALRMGLVSRVVPQADLRAAAEKLAKTLLSRGPLALRSALAAVHEGLEMPQEQGLQYEAALFGLLAATQDMQEGMGAFLEKRAAQFKGL; translated from the coding sequence ATGCCCTTCGTCCTCGTCGAGAAAGCCGACCGCATCGCCTGGGTCACCCTCAACCGGCCCGAGAAGCTCAACGCCCTGAACAACGAAGTGCTGAAAGAGCTGGAACAGGCCTTCGCGGAACTCGAGCACGACGCCGAGGTGGGCGTGGTGGTGGTCACCGGCGCCGGCGAGAAGGCCTTTGTGGCCGGGGCCGACATCGCCGAGCTGAAGTCCCTCGACACGGCCTCGGCCCGGGTGCAGGCCCTGCGCGGCCAGGCCGTATTCCAGCGCATCGAGTCCATGCCCAAGCCCGTGGTCGCCGCCGTGAACGGCTTCGCCCTGGGCGGCGGCTGCGAGCTGGCCCTGGCCTGCCACATCCGCATCGCCAGCGAGAACGCCCGCTTCGGCCTGCCCGAGGTGAGCCTCGGCATCATCCCCGGCTACGGTGGCACCCAGCGCCTGCCCCGCCTCGTGGGCAAGGGCGTGGCCCTGGACCTGATCCTCGGCGGGGAGATGACGCCCGCTGCCGATGCCCTCCGCATGGGCCTCGTGAGCCGGGTCGTGCCCCAGGCCGATCTCCGGGCCGCCGCCGAGAAGCTCGCGAAGACCCTCCTCTCCCGCGGTCCGCTGGCCCTTCGCAGCGCCCTCGCGGCCGTGCATGAGGGCCTCGAGATGCCCCAGGAGCAGGGCCTCCAGTACGAGGCCGCCCTCTTCGGCCTCCTGGCCGCCACCCAGGACATGCAGGAGGGCATGGGCGCCTTCCTGGAGAAGCGGGCCGCGCAATTCAAAGGCCTTTAG